In Rutidosis leptorrhynchoides isolate AG116_Rl617_1_P2 chromosome 2, CSIRO_AGI_Rlap_v1, whole genome shotgun sequence, one genomic interval encodes:
- the LOC139890646 gene encoding glutamate receptor 2.8-like: MIIWFPVSTFFFNEGKIVNKNSKVVLVMWLCMIFMVVQIFTATLSSWLTLDQLRPRLPSGYENFGYQNGSFLKDYIMDKYDCNDTNLVPLNSVEEYKIALSSGRVSVVFDELPFIELFLNKYGSDYMKFGPLNQESGIAFALPRESPFLSIFTRAVINVTEGDVMMDMMKKYLGFRAPNESLTDQTLPQSLDIQSFIGLFIFMGTTAIAAIICSEISLWRANKKILPETEDEP; this comes from the exons ATGATCATCTGGTTCCCAGTTTCTACGTTCTTCTTCAATGAAG GGAAGATAGTGAATAAGAACTCTAAAGTTGTGCTGGTTATGTGGTTATGTATGATTTTCATGGTAGTTCAGATTTTCACAGCTACATTGTCCTCATGGTTGACACTCGATCAACTGCGTCCTAGATTGCCTTCTGGATATGAAAACTTCGGATATCAAAATGGTTCCTTTCTAAAAGATTATATAATGGACAAATACGATTGCAACGACACGAATTTGGTTCCCCTGAATAGCGTTGAAGAATATAAAATTGCTTTGTCCAGCGGCAGAGTTAGTGTGGTGTTCGATGAACTCCCATTCATTGAACTCTTTCTTAATAAGTATGGCTCGGATTATATGAAGTTTGGACCATTAAACCAGGAATCTGGAATCGCATTT GCATTACCTCGTGAATCTCCCTTTTTATCGATCTTTACGAGGGCAGTCATAAATGTTACTGAAGGTGATGTCATGATGGATATGATGAAAAAATACTTGGGGTTTCGTGCTCCTAATGAATCACTAACTGATCAAACTCTACCACAAAGTCTTGATATTCAAAGTTTTATTGGACTTTTCATATTTATGGGGACTACGGCTATAGCGGCTATTATCTGTTCAGAAATCTCCCTTTGGCGTGCAAACAAAAAAATTCTGCCTGAAACTGAAGATGAACCATAA
- the LOC139890647 gene encoding glutamate receptor 2.8-like has product MEHNKNNTLVFVFLFGIMIYVLLMVDSVNASVVVPSNNLINREPYSKVDSKEAVTSTTIRQRSSHKRRFRKERRLIEQPHDICADIVGPTWQVNKTGEGPCQQLIVWVPKKNGFTEFVKIEDFEVKGGFSLAIFCYALHLLPYKIQPIFKPYINDKGESNGTYDQLLHVIEGTTCETVAGDVTVRASRAQYVDFTTPYLSSEVYMLVHGSHEWNQTLWTFLRPFTKRLWFAIIGMCIYIGVAVAILEYRADNPKFTASYKTVRMIIWFPVSMFFFNEGKILNRNSKVVLVMWLSMIFIVVQIFTATLSSWLTLDQLRPRLPSGYENFGYQNGSFLKDFIIDKYKRNDTNLVPLNSVEEYKTALSSGRVTAVFDELPYIELFLAKHGSDYMKFGPINQESGIAFALPRGSPFLPIFTRAVINVTESDVMMNMKKKYLGFRAPDESQPNQALPQSLDIQSFIGLFILMGTGAIAAIICSEISIRQANKKILPVSMDD; this is encoded by the exons ATGGAACATAACAAGAACAATACCCTTGTGTTTGTGTTCCTTTTTGGGATAATGATTTATGTTCTTCTCATGGTTGATTCTGTGAACGCGTCGGTAGTAGTACCATCAAATAATTTGATAAATCGAGAACCATATTCAAAAGTTGATTCTAAAGAAGCGGTGACGAGTACAACTATTAGACAGAGATCTAGCCACAAAAGAAGATTCAGAAAAGAGCGTCGCCTTATTGAACAGCCGCATGATATATGTGCAG ATATTGTAGGGCCCACATGGCAGGTTAACAAAACAGGAGAAGGTCCATGCCAACAATTAATTGTGTGGGTTCCAAAGAAGAATGGATTCACTGAGTTTGTAAAAAtagaagattttgaagttaaaGGTGGATTCTCCCTAGCAATATTTTGCTATGCATTACATTTGTTGCCATACAAAATTCAGCCTATCTTCAAACCGTACATCAACGACAAAGGGGAGAGTAACGGTACCTATGATCAACTTCTACATGTCATTGAAGGAACG ACTTGTGAAACTGTTGCGGGTGATGTAACCGTGCGTGCAAGCAGAGCACAATATGTTGATTTTACAACACCCTATCTAAGCTCTGAAGTTTATATGCTTGTTCATGGATCACATGAATGGAACCAAACGTTGTGGACATTTCTAAGACCTTTCACTAAGAGATTGTGGTTCGCAATAATTGGCATGTGTATCTATATTGGAGTTGCAGTCGCAATTTTGGAATACCGTGCTGACAACCCTAAATTTACAGCATCCTATAAGACAGTCAGAATGATCATCTGGTTCCCGGTTTCTATGTTCTTCTTCAATGAAG GGAAGATATTGAATAGGAACTCTAAAGTCGTGTTGGTTATGTGGTTAAGTATGATTTTCATTGTAGTTCAGATTTTCACAGCTACGTTGTCCTCATGGTTGACACTCGATCAATTGCGTCCTAGATTGCCTTCTGGGTATGAAAACTTCGGATATCAAAATGGTTCCTTTCTAAAAGATTTTATAATTGACAAATACAAGCGCAACGACACAAATTTGGTTCCCCTGAATAGCGTCGAAGAATATAAAACTGCTTTGTCCAGCGGCAGAGTTACTGCAGTGTTCGATGAACTCCCGTACATTGAACTCTTTCTTGCTAAGCATGGCTCAGATTATATGAAGTTTGGACCAATAAACCAGGAATCTGGAATTGCATTT GCATTACCTCGTGGATCTCCATTTTTACCGATCTTTACGAGGGCAGTCATAAATGTAACTGAAAGTGATGTCATGATGAATATGAAGAAAAAATACTTGGGGTTTCGTGCTCCTGATGAATCTCAACCTAATCAAGCTTTACCACAAAGTCTTGATATTCAGAGTTTTATTGGACTATTCATATTAATGGGGACTGGGGCTATAGCGGCTATTATATGTTCAGAAATTTCTATTCGGCAAGCAAACAAAAAAATTCTTCCTGTATCGATGGATGACTAG